The Kineothrix sp. IPX-CK genomic interval AAAACCGCTCCCCGCCATCGCTGTGAATGCCTCAGTAAAATGATCGATAAGTGATACGTGCCAGCCTGTTTCCCGATAAAACTGACAGCCGTCCAGGAGAGAATAACGAACGAGAGGCTCCATATATTTCTGAGCGAAAACCGAATTCTTGCTGCCTGTCACAAGCAGGTCCGAAAAAACAAGCGAATGATATTCGCAATACGGATCCGCCGTAGCACGATGGAGAATACCTGAATTAATGAAGACAGCCTCTCCCGCTTTCACCTTGAAAACCTTGCTGGGAATCTGAACCCGCATCATACCTTCTTCTATATAAATAATCTCCAACTCCTCGTGATAATGCCATGGAATCTCATCCCACGCCCGGCTGGTACACCGGTAGGAATAGCCGGCGCAGGGAAAATCGATAGTCCCATGGGGGCTGAGCTCCCGTCCGCTTCGGTCCAGATTGAGCATACATTGCTGAAGTGCCATAGGAATTCTCCTTTTAGTCGTTTTTATTACATTATATGTCCAAATAAGTATTGTTTCAAGGCATGGAAGGCGATATTCTGTTACTGTTCACACAGCGGCTTAACACTTGCTGTTAAGCTGCGTAAGAACGTGATTCAAGAGATGATTTCTGCTTCGCAAAGCGAATTTAAATGAAGAAATCATGCATTGCTGTGAACGGAGTGAACAGTAACGATATTCTTACATCATAGTATATACTTACAAGGAGAAAAGACATGACAACCATTTTATTAGTTATCATTTATATCGCATTTATCAGCCTCGGACTGCCGGATTCCCTTCTCGGCTCCGCCTGGCCGTCCATGTATGGAGAACTTCACGTGCCCGTATCCTATGCGGGTGTTATCAGTATGATTATAGCGGCAGGAACTATCGTGTCCAGTCTTTTCAGCGACAGGCTGATCCGCCGTTTCGGCACCGGAGTGATTACTCTCGTCAGCGTAGCCATGACGGCTCTGGCACTATTCGGCTTTTCTTTCTCCGGCTCCTTCTGGCAGCTATGCTTATGGGGCATCCCTTACGGACTGGGCGCAGGAAGTGTAGATGCCGCCCTGAACAACTTCGTAGCCCTGCACTACAAGTCCCGCCATATGAGCTGGCTTCACTCCTTCTGGGGCATCGGTGCCACCACCGGCCCCTATATCATGGGACTTTGCCTGACAAACGGATTTAAATGGAATTCCGGCTACATGGTCATCGGCATCCTGCAATTCGCTCTCGTGCTCTGCCTCATTCCCACATTGCCCCTATGGAAGCGCAAACAGAAAGCACATGCGGAGGAAACCCACGCTCCGAAGACTCTGCGCCTGTCGGATACCATAAAGCTCCCAGGAGCCAAGGCTATCCTAATCGCATTTTTCTGCTACTGCTCATTAGAGGCCACCACCGGCTTATGGGCCAGCAGCTATATGGTGCTTCATAAGGACATCGACGCTCAGACCGCAGCGAAGTGGGCCGCTTTATTCTACCTCGGAATTACTATCGGACGTCTTATCTGCGGC includes:
- a CDS encoding helix-turn-helix domain-containing protein: MALQQCMLNLDRSGRELSPHGTIDFPCAGYSYRCTSRAWDEIPWHYHEELEIIYIEEGMMRVQIPSKVFKVKAGEAVFINSGILHRATADPYCEYHSLVFSDLLVTGSKNSVFAQKYMEPLVRYSLLDGCQFYRETGWHVSLIDHFTEAFTAMAGSGFGYELEVREHLSSFCMLLYRQYKEEMDENNSQVSQDDIRIRRMLDFIHERYAENIQLSQIAQAADIGERECLRCFQRVIQVSPIQYLLKYRVMQGASMLTGASVLCVAEVSTLCGFDSPSNFSKVFKRFFACTPKEYRRNMMKQ
- a CDS encoding MFS transporter; amino-acid sequence: MTTILLVIIYIAFISLGLPDSLLGSAWPSMYGELHVPVSYAGVISMIIAAGTIVSSLFSDRLIRRFGTGVITLVSVAMTALALFGFSFSGSFWQLCLWGIPYGLGAGSVDAALNNFVALHYKSRHMSWLHSFWGIGATTGPYIMGLCLTNGFKWNSGYMVIGILQFALVLCLIPTLPLWKRKQKAHAEETHAPKTLRLSDTIKLPGAKAILIAFFCYCSLEATTGLWASSYMVLHKDIDAQTAAKWAALFYLGITIGRLICGFITDKLGDRRMVRIGQAIAGLGTLLLFLPFGNIMTLAGLIFIGLGCAPIYPSLLHETPDNFGADKSQAIMGMQMACAYVGSTLIPPLFGFIAEHVSISLYPLYLIFFIVLMFIMAERMNKVHGKRDN